One Cryptomeria japonica chromosome 9, Sugi_1.0, whole genome shotgun sequence genomic window carries:
- the LOC131073999 gene encoding coniferin beta-glucosidase isoform X1, translated as MALGKTIYVAALISSFVYAVAVNNAEFTRKAFPSEFLFGVASSAYQYEGAYAEDGKGLSNWDWFSHISGNIADGKNGDVAIDEYHRYKEHVELMSEMGVDVYRFSIAWSRIFPEGTGEINEKGVRYYNDLINELLNKGMQPFVTLCHYDIPQALEDQYGSWLNQRIADDFARYAEACFEMFGDRVKYWTTFNEPNVFIPVGYETGSYPPQRCSASLWNCSAGNSSTEPYIAGHNLLRAHAYAVDVYRRKFQADQGGFIGIVISTLWFEPLTNSSEDLEAKDRIHAFHNAWYLDPIVLGEYPTIMHKFLGTRLPTITEDLRHKLRGSFDFIGLNYYSALYATSASYLENSPPRNIYRDSLTTLTEERDGIPIGNQMYPPSMICVPYGIEKMVNYVKTRYSNPLLFLSENGFGNKGNDNLPLLQKLNDTFRVECIQNALKYLEKSIRQGADVRGYFVWSLLDNFEWVFGYTSKFGMYHIDFTDGLQRYPKLSAYWYRNFLQGKSESHTEEFLTDFTKKHAGNLNPITAEA; from the exons ATGGCTTTGGGAAAAACCATATACGTTGCAGCTTTAATTTCATCTTTTGTGTACGCTGTGGCAGTGAACAATGCCGAATTCACCAGGAAAGCATTTCCATCAGAGTTCTTATTTGGCGTGGCCTCTTCTGCTTATCAG TATGAGGGAGCTTATGCTGAAGATGGAAAAGGCCTCAGCAATTGGGATTGGTTTTCCCACATCTCTG GAAATATTGCGGATGGAAAAAACGGGGATGTTGCAATCGATGAATATCATCGCTATAaa GAACATGTGGAACTAATGTCCGAGATGGGAGTAGACGTATACAGGTTCTCCATTGCTTGGTCACGTATTTTTCCTG AGGGTACTGGAGAAATCAATGAAAAGGGAGTTAGATATTATAATGATCTCATAAATGAGCTTCTCAATAAAG GAATGCAGCCATTCGTCACACTGTGTCACTATGACATTCCTCAGGCCTTGGAAGACCAATACGGCAGTTGGCTAAATCAACGCATTGC AGATGATTTTGCTCGGTATGCAGAAGCATGTTTTGAAATGTTTGGAGACAGAGTGAAATACTGGACTACTTTCAATGAGCCCAATGTCTTCATACCTGTGGGATATGAAACAGGGAGCTATCCTCCACAAAGATGCTCTGCTTCCTTGTGGAATTGCAGTGCTGGCAACTCTTCAACAGAGCCTTACATTGCTGGCCATAACCTGTTGCGTGCTCATGCTTATGCTGTGGATGTCTACAGAAGAAAATTCCAG GCTGATCAAGGAGGTTTCATTGGAATAGTCATCTCAACCTTATGGTTCGAACCACTCACAAATTCCTCAGAAGACCTTGAAGCCAAGGACAGAATTCATGCTTTCCATAATGCTTG GTATTTGGATCCCATAGTGTTGGGAGAATACCCAACAATTATGCACAAATTTTTGGGCACACGGCTGCCCACTATCACAGAGGATCTGCGCCATAAACTTCGAGGCTCATTCGATTTCATTGGTTTAAATTACTACAGTGCATTGTATGCAACAAGTGCTTCATATCTAGAGAATTCTCCCCCACGCAATATTTACAGAGATTCCTTAACCACCCTTACAG AAGAAAGAGATGGCATTCCCATTGGAAACCAG ATGTACCCACCAAGTATGATTTGCGTACCTTACGGAATTGAAAAGATGGTAAATTATGTGAAGACTAGATATTCCAATCCACTTCTATTTCTATCAGAAAATG GTTTCGGCAACAAGGGGAATGACAACCTTCCTCTCTTGCAGAAATTGAACGATACATTTAGAGTGGAATGCATCCAAAATGCTCTCAAATATTTGGAAAAATCAATCAG GCAGGGAGCAGATGTGAGAGGATACTTTGTTTGGTCTTTGCTAGATAACTTCGAATGGGTGTTTGGATACACCTCCAAATTTGGTATGTACCATATTGATTTTACTGATGGACTACAACGCTATCCCAAGTTATCAGCCTACTGGTATCGTAATTTCTTGCAAGGAAAGAGTGAAAGCCATACAGAGGAATTCTTGACAGATTTTACAAAGAAACATGCAGGAAATCTCAACCCCATCACAGCAGAAGCCTAA
- the LOC131073999 gene encoding coniferin beta-glucosidase isoform X2: MALGKTIYVAALISSFVYAVAVNNAEFTRKAFPSEFLFGVASSAYQYEGAYAEDGKGLSNWDWFSHISEGTGEINEKGVRYYNDLINELLNKGMQPFVTLCHYDIPQALEDQYGSWLNQRIADDFARYAEACFEMFGDRVKYWTTFNEPNVFIPVGYETGSYPPQRCSASLWNCSAGNSSTEPYIAGHNLLRAHAYAVDVYRRKFQADQGGFIGIVISTLWFEPLTNSSEDLEAKDRIHAFHNAWYLDPIVLGEYPTIMHKFLGTRLPTITEDLRHKLRGSFDFIGLNYYSALYATSASYLENSPPRNIYRDSLTTLTEERDGIPIGNQMYPPSMICVPYGIEKMVNYVKTRYSNPLLFLSENGFGNKGNDNLPLLQKLNDTFRVECIQNALKYLEKSIRQGADVRGYFVWSLLDNFEWVFGYTSKFGMYHIDFTDGLQRYPKLSAYWYRNFLQGKSESHTEEFLTDFTKKHAGNLNPITAEA; the protein is encoded by the exons ATGGCTTTGGGAAAAACCATATACGTTGCAGCTTTAATTTCATCTTTTGTGTACGCTGTGGCAGTGAACAATGCCGAATTCACCAGGAAAGCATTTCCATCAGAGTTCTTATTTGGCGTGGCCTCTTCTGCTTATCAG TATGAGGGAGCTTATGCTGAAGATGGAAAAGGCCTCAGCAATTGGGATTGGTTTTCCCACATCTCTG AGGGTACTGGAGAAATCAATGAAAAGGGAGTTAGATATTATAATGATCTCATAAATGAGCTTCTCAATAAAG GAATGCAGCCATTCGTCACACTGTGTCACTATGACATTCCTCAGGCCTTGGAAGACCAATACGGCAGTTGGCTAAATCAACGCATTGC AGATGATTTTGCTCGGTATGCAGAAGCATGTTTTGAAATGTTTGGAGACAGAGTGAAATACTGGACTACTTTCAATGAGCCCAATGTCTTCATACCTGTGGGATATGAAACAGGGAGCTATCCTCCACAAAGATGCTCTGCTTCCTTGTGGAATTGCAGTGCTGGCAACTCTTCAACAGAGCCTTACATTGCTGGCCATAACCTGTTGCGTGCTCATGCTTATGCTGTGGATGTCTACAGAAGAAAATTCCAG GCTGATCAAGGAGGTTTCATTGGAATAGTCATCTCAACCTTATGGTTCGAACCACTCACAAATTCCTCAGAAGACCTTGAAGCCAAGGACAGAATTCATGCTTTCCATAATGCTTG GTATTTGGATCCCATAGTGTTGGGAGAATACCCAACAATTATGCACAAATTTTTGGGCACACGGCTGCCCACTATCACAGAGGATCTGCGCCATAAACTTCGAGGCTCATTCGATTTCATTGGTTTAAATTACTACAGTGCATTGTATGCAACAAGTGCTTCATATCTAGAGAATTCTCCCCCACGCAATATTTACAGAGATTCCTTAACCACCCTTACAG AAGAAAGAGATGGCATTCCCATTGGAAACCAG ATGTACCCACCAAGTATGATTTGCGTACCTTACGGAATTGAAAAGATGGTAAATTATGTGAAGACTAGATATTCCAATCCACTTCTATTTCTATCAGAAAATG GTTTCGGCAACAAGGGGAATGACAACCTTCCTCTCTTGCAGAAATTGAACGATACATTTAGAGTGGAATGCATCCAAAATGCTCTCAAATATTTGGAAAAATCAATCAG GCAGGGAGCAGATGTGAGAGGATACTTTGTTTGGTCTTTGCTAGATAACTTCGAATGGGTGTTTGGATACACCTCCAAATTTGGTATGTACCATATTGATTTTACTGATGGACTACAACGCTATCCCAAGTTATCAGCCTACTGGTATCGTAATTTCTTGCAAGGAAAGAGTGAAAGCCATACAGAGGAATTCTTGACAGATTTTACAAAGAAACATGCAGGAAATCTCAACCCCATCACAGCAGAAGCCTAA